A region of the Oceanihabitans sp. IOP_32 genome:
AGACCACGATCAAAATTCTGTATATGGCGACACCCCTTACTTAGCAGAACAACGTATCGCTTTTGGGCAAATGCTTTGGGATAAATCCTTGAAAAATCACGATCTTTTGTTTGGTGTAGCGGCGCGTTACAACTTTTATGACGATAATACTACGGCTACTATTACAGCAGACGAAGCAACCATTCCTTCTATTTTTGTTCAAGATGAAATCAAGTTATCTGAAAAACAAAATGTGCTTCTGGGCTTGCGTTACGATTATGATAATCGCCATGGCTCGATTGTCACACCAAGAATTGCTTATAAATTTAAACCTACAAAAACCGATATTATTCGATTAAATGCCGGTACTGGATTTAGAGTGGTTAACTTATTTACAGAAGAACATGCCGCATTAACAGGAGCGCGTGATGTTATTATTGAAGAAGCTTTAGACCCAGAACAGTCATATAATGTAAATTTAAATTATTTGAAGAAGCTGTACACCAAAAAAGGCATGATTTTTACGTTCGATGCCTCGGCGTGGTACACTTATTTCACCAATGCCATTATCCCAGATTACGATACCAACCCCAATCAAATTATTTATGCTAATCTCGATGGTAATTCAGTATCACAGGGCATAAGTTTAAATATAGATGCTGTTTTAGGTAGCGGTATTAGTGGTTCCATTGGAGCCACACTGCAAGAGGTTTCGCAAACTGAAAATGATATTAAATCTCGACAAATATTAACCGAAAAATTTACGGCTACTTGGGCATTATCGTATAAGCACTATCCCACCCATTTAACTTTAGATTATACGGGGAACCTTTACGGTCCTATGCGCTTGCCAATTTTAGGTGAGCTAGACCCAAGAGATGAATACTCGCCAACTTGGAGCATTCAAAATATACAACTGACTTATGATGGGTTTAATAATTTTGAAATTTATGGTGGCGTTAAAAACCTTTTAAATTGGACACCAAACAAAGGCAACCCCTTTATTATTGCTCGTGCAGACGATCCATTTGATAAAAATGTAGATTTTGATGCCAACGGCAATGTGCTTGCCACCCCAAATAATCCTTACGCCTTAACTTTCGATCCCTCATATATTTACGGGCCAAATCAAGGCATTCGTGCGTTTTTAGGATTACGGTATACTTTAAAATAAAAACATTAGAGATTGAAATGCATTCGGTAATAAGCCTATCACCCCGAATAAGACAAGACAAAGAATTCCATTATTATAAGATGTCTCGTTATTCATTTGGTACGCTTCAATTGATTAGAACACAACCCGAAAATCTTACAAAAATTAAATTAGAACCCTTGTAAATAAGGGTGTTTGGATTTAAAATCAATAAAAAAACCACTAAATTTTAGTACCTTCGTAAATTAAATTTAGAGGAATGAAAAAAATAGTTTTTATACTGCTAATTGCTAGCACTATTATTAGCTGTAAAACTGATAAAAAAGAAAACGGAAAACTTAATATTGTTACCACAACAACCATGATTACCGATTTGGTAAAAAATATTGGTGGCGACTATATCAATATTGAAGGTTTAATGGGTAGTGGCGTCGATCCGCACCTTTATAAAGCGAGCGAAGGCGATGTTACCAAACTTGTAAATGCCGATATTATTTTTTACAACGGTTTACATCTTGAAGGTAAATTAGTTGATGTTTTTGAAAAAATGAAAAGCAAATCACCCATTGCTTTAGCTGAAGAGATTGATAAAAGCACCTTAATAGGTTCTGAATATTTTGGGTCGAATTTCGATCCACACGTATGGTTTAATATTGAATATTATAAGCAGTTTGCCAGGAAGGTAACAACAGTGCTATCAGAAAAAGATCCAAAAAACGCCAATAATTATATTGAAAACCAAAACCAATATCTAGCAAAATTAGATAGGCTACAAGAAAACATTAAAACGACTATTGAAACGCTTCCAAAGGAAAAAAGAATATTAGTGACAGCACATGATGCCTTTAATTATTTTGGGAAAAATTACGGTTTCGAAGTGGTTGGTTTACAAGGTTTATCGACTGCCACTGAAGCTGGTGTAAAGGATGTTCAAAGATTAGCGGCATTCATTATCGAAAAAAACGTAAAAGCTATTTTTGTAGAAAGCTCGGTGCCAAGGCGCACAATAGAAGCCCTACAAGCCGCAGTAAACTCCAAAGGCCATGACGTAAAAATTGGAGGCACCTTATATTCTGATGCTTTAGGAAACGAAGGTACTTTAGAAGGCACCTATATTGGTATGTTCGAGTATAATGTGAATACGATTATAAACGCTTTAAAGTAAGTTTTTAATCACTGTCACAGTTTTCAATGTTCACTCAAATTAAAAAGAGTATCGCATAATAAATGAAAGATAGCAGAACAGAAAGTCCCTATCTCGGACCCAGTCCGAATCATCAATCTGCAGAAATAATGAACGAAGGAATGGAGATGCGAAACGAAGTTTCAAGAACGTTAAGCCGAGAGTGAATGATCCGCAGGAATTTCCTCAGATTGAAATGATCTTTTGGCTTGGTTTATCCTGAGCGTAGTCGAAGGGTTTTGCATCAAGGCAAAATGAACATTAAAAACATAAAAGATGAAACAAAAAACAGCAATAAAAGTAGACGATCTAACCGTGGCTTACAATTACAAACCCGTACTTTGGGATATCGATTTAGAAATCCCAGAAGGTGTACTTATGGCTATTGTAGGACCAAACGGCGCGGGAAAATCTACGCTTATAAAAGCAATTTTGGGTATTTTAAAACCCATTGCCGGAAGTGTTAGTATTTTCGGAAAACCTTATGAAAAGCAACGCCATCTCGTCGCTTATGTACCACAAAAAGGAAGTGTAGATTGGGATTTCCCAACCACAGCACTAGATGTTGTGATGATGGGAACTTACGGCAGTTTAGGTTGGATAAAACGGCCCAAGGAAAAAGAAAAAAAGGCAGCACTCGAAGCTTTAGAAAAAGTAGGGATGCTGGCTTTTAAAAATAGGCAGATAAGTCAGCTTTCTGGCGGACAACAACAGCGCATATTCTTGGCAAGAGCCCTAGTACAAAACGCCTCTATTTATTTTATGGACGAGCCGTTTCAAGGTGTAGATGCCACAACAGAAATAGCTATTATCAACATTTTAAAGGAATTACGAAAAGCTGGAAAAACCGTTATTGTCGTGCATCACGATTTACAAACTGTTCCAGAATATTTTGATTGGGTTACCTTTTTAAATGTAAAAAAAATTGCCACAGGTCCTATTAAAGATATTTTTAACGACGATAATTTAACCAAAACCTATGGTATTAATTATAAAGTAAGTGTTCAGGAGTAATGAATTTACAAGACTATTTTTCTTTAGTATTTAGTGATTATACACTTAGAACCATCACGCTAGGCACAGCTATTTTAGGTGCTGTAACAGGTATGCTTGGTAGCTTTGCTGTATTGCGTAAACAAAGCCTTTTGGGCGATGCCATTTCTCATGCGGCTTTACCAGGTATTGCTATTGCTTTTTTAATTACTGGTACAAAAGACACGAATGTACTGCTTTTAGGTGCTTTGGTAAGTGGTTTAATTGGAACGTTTTGGATTAGAGGTATTATCACCAAAACGCATCTAAAGTCGGATACGGCTTTGGGTTTAATCTTATCGCTATTCTTTGGCTTCGGAATATTACTACTCACCTTCATACAGAAACAACCCAACGCCAATCAAGCGGGTTTAGATAAGTATCTATTTGGTCAAGCAGCCACACTAGTTGAACGCGATGTTTGGCTTATGGCTATTGTTACAGGAATATGTGTCTTGGTACTATTGCTTTTTTGGAAAGAGTTTAAAATGCTCTTGTTCGATGCCGATTATACAAAAACCCTAGGTTTTAATACCAAATTCATTGATGTTTTAATCACTTCTTTTATTGTTTTAGCTATTGTTTTAGGCTTGCAAACAGTGGGTGTGGTTTTAATGAGTGCCATGCTTTTAGCTCCAGCTGCTGCGGCTAGACAATGGACAAACAGTTTGAGCACCATGGTTTTT
Encoded here:
- a CDS encoding metal ABC transporter permease — protein: MNLQDYFSLVFSDYTLRTITLGTAILGAVTGMLGSFAVLRKQSLLGDAISHAALPGIAIAFLITGTKDTNVLLLGALVSGLIGTFWIRGIITKTHLKSDTALGLILSLFFGFGILLLTFIQKQPNANQAGLDKYLFGQAATLVERDVWLMAIVTGICVLVLLLFWKEFKMLLFDADYTKTLGFNTKFIDVLITSFIVLAIVLGLQTVGVVLMSAMLLAPAAAARQWTNSLSTMVFLAAIFGAFSGVFGTAISASQNNLSTGPVIVLVASVFVIFSFIFSPSRGLLFKQIRFRNNRRDLELHKTLAFMYHIAETHDNISHPHAIKILNNFQGYTRGTLQKLVKKNYVTLDGNMWSLTEEGFKTAANLYTQKTHE
- a CDS encoding TonB-dependent receptor, whose amino-acid sequence is MKLITLAIVLFSLNIHAQDYYKIKGRVTHENEALPYVNVYIKNSSTGTTTDDDGYFTLSRIPAGNFDITASFVGFKTQTKAVKVSSNINKLVFDLEYDNALDEVVVTGTLKPVSRLESAVPVEVYSPAFFNKNPTPNIFEALQNVNGVRPQINCSVCNTGDIHINGLEGPYTLVLIDGMPIVSGLSTVYGLSGIPNPLIEQVEIVKGPASTLYGSEAVGGLINIITKLPENAPIVFADSHVTGWGEVNVDAGFKAKVGDKATLLFGTNYFNYSNKIDNNNDNFTDVTLQDRISIFNKWDFKRKENRTLSLAARYFYEDRWGGEMQWNPSFRGSDEVYGESIYTSRYEVFGKYQLPVDESINFEFSYSDHDQNSVYGDTPYLAEQRIAFGQMLWDKSLKNHDLLFGVAARYNFYDDNTTATITADEATIPSIFVQDEIKLSEKQNVLLGLRYDYDNRHGSIVTPRIAYKFKPTKTDIIRLNAGTGFRVVNLFTEEHAALTGARDVIIEEALDPEQSYNVNLNYLKKLYTKKGMIFTFDASAWYTYFTNAIIPDYDTNPNQIIYANLDGNSVSQGISLNIDAVLGSGISGSIGATLQEVSQTENDIKSRQILTEKFTATWALSYKHYPTHLTLDYTGNLYGPMRLPILGELDPRDEYSPTWSIQNIQLTYDGFNNFEIYGGVKNLLNWTPNKGNPFIIARADDPFDKNVDFDANGNVLATPNNPYALTFDPSYIYGPNQGIRAFLGLRYTLK
- a CDS encoding metal ABC transporter ATP-binding protein translates to MKQKTAIKVDDLTVAYNYKPVLWDIDLEIPEGVLMAIVGPNGAGKSTLIKAILGILKPIAGSVSIFGKPYEKQRHLVAYVPQKGSVDWDFPTTALDVVMMGTYGSLGWIKRPKEKEKKAALEALEKVGMLAFKNRQISQLSGGQQQRIFLARALVQNASIYFMDEPFQGVDATTEIAIINILKELRKAGKTVIVVHHDLQTVPEYFDWVTFLNVKKIATGPIKDIFNDDNLTKTYGINYKVSVQE
- a CDS encoding metal ABC transporter solute-binding protein, Zn/Mn family — protein: MKKIVFILLIASTIISCKTDKKENGKLNIVTTTTMITDLVKNIGGDYINIEGLMGSGVDPHLYKASEGDVTKLVNADIIFYNGLHLEGKLVDVFEKMKSKSPIALAEEIDKSTLIGSEYFGSNFDPHVWFNIEYYKQFARKVTTVLSEKDPKNANNYIENQNQYLAKLDRLQENIKTTIETLPKEKRILVTAHDAFNYFGKNYGFEVVGLQGLSTATEAGVKDVQRLAAFIIEKNVKAIFVESSVPRRTIEALQAAVNSKGHDVKIGGTLYSDALGNEGTLEGTYIGMFEYNVNTIINALK